In the Drosophila teissieri strain GT53w chromosome 3R, Prin_Dtei_1.1, whole genome shotgun sequence genome, ATAGAACAGATGCCTTCCAGTCAATCAACCCAACAACCGCACTTATTAACCCAACGAACGGTaacatcaataaaattataaccTTTTCGCAAAACTCCAACctaattcataaaatataaaactatatttttctcTCATTCTGTATAAACAATTGTCATCCTAGACAAGCGGAAGGCCTTAGCTGCTAATGCTACCAGTTATGCTACCTTATAGTTTTATACTTTAAGTtagctttaaataaataaatatctttattttcttggaAACATTTCTTTAAACTTTGGGTTTAGCATCTATTTgagatttaacattttattctgACTTTCAAACCATTTACCATACTTgtaacatttcatttcatacTTGTACACCTGGTAGGTAGAAAAAGTTCATTTGATTTTGTGCTATTTGCTAACTtaactttaataaaattgGAAATACACAAGGCAAGCGTAATTGGAGAAcaactgaaatatttattaatgggGAACTCTTACTAACAACGAAACTAGTGAATATGTTTCAGACAGTCAGTGAATTACGGCGACTGCTGCGGTTACTGTTACTGTCACGTCTTTCGTTGGCCTCCTCTTGCAGGTTGGCGGCTAAGTGGTTGCTGTTGGTACGGGGGTGTCTGAAGTTCTCCTTGATTTCACGTTCCTCCACACGCATTCTATCCTTGGTGCGCTGTTCGATGGTGCGCTGTATTTTTTCGGCAGAGGCCACCAACTTGTCGGCCTCTAGTATCACTTCTTTCGGCGTATGACTGCGGCTTCTGCTGATACTGCGACTGCTACGATGTCGGCTCCGGTGATCCCGGCGGGAACTAGATCGCCTGCAGGAGTGTGAGCGTGATCGCGACCGGGAATAGCTGCTGGAACGAGATCGGCGCGTCGATGCCAGCTTTCGATTTTTGCGCTGTGGCGGCGttttgctgcggctgcgggAGGATCTGCTGTGGCTGCGcctgaaataaattaaatagtcGTGTACATTAATTATACAAATGGAAACAGGTATGCAACAGAACTGGGAAAATAACAgcgttattttattaataaaaaaaaatggaagaaacaTTTGTAATATTTACCTGGATCTCGATGAGTAAGATGACTTTCGGTAGTGGGAGCGACTGCGTGACTTCGAACGTCTAGAACGACAAACaatactatattttttttatagtaCTCTATAGTCATATGCTATAGTATCACTTACCGGCGTCCACGGGATCGGCTTCGGCTCCTTGAATACGAAGATGAAGAACGCGACCTATTTCTGAAATTCACAAAGAGTATACAAAACATTTAACTTCAGTGTAacacaaaatttgttttgaaatcGTACCTCCCCCTTGAAGACTTTTGGTAGTAGCCATTGTCGCCCTCGTCGTCGTAGCGATCATGCTTCGAGTTGTAATAGGAATCATATCCGGAACGACTTCCTCTCATCCCGATGCCACGCCCTCTTCCACGACCGCGAGGTCTCGGAGCAAATCCACGATAATTGCTTAAAACTGGAAACGGGGCAGGCGGCCGATAAAGCCCTCCAGGAAATACACCTGGTAGGCCGTATCCGAACATCGAAAGAGACTGCATCCATTCGCTGGCAGCCTCAGCACTGTAGCCTCCTGCTCCAGGAACAGCGCCCGCAGCCATTGCGGCCACCGCTTTCAAAGGGTTCAGTGCGGAGTTAACATCGCCTGGTGCTGCGGATTCCGTTACGCCGTTGCCCACTTTGTGCCGCTTACTGGCCGCCGCTTCGTCTTCGCTGCTGGCGTCTACGGGCGCCGTGGTCTTTTTGGACTTGCTCTTTAGAAGCCCAATAAGAGGAgtattgcttttaatttcctGTACGATTTTACGCTGATCACAAATAAGCTTCTCAGTGGCAGCCTTGTACTTTTCGACCAGACGACCACGTTGGATATCCTTATCTTCATCTTGTTTGGCTCGCCGGCTTTTATCCTGTTGTTTCAGCTTTagtatataaacaaatataacaagatattattattactgctGTACTTATTAAAAATTCGAGTTATTTTACATTTCCCTCAAGGCTTTCGCCTACCTGTATTCGCTCAAATAGTTTTTCAAGAGTCCGTATGCTCTCCAGCTTGCGTTGCGCTATCATCAGCTTGCGCTCCTCGATGCGAATCTTTTGCGAGATTTCCACTTGGCCGCGCTCCTGGATCTTTTTCATGTGTTTTTCTTTGCGTCTTTCTTCGCGTTCACGCTGCTTTTCCGCTTCCGCTTTTTTAAACTCTTCTTGCTTTTGCCTGTAATTTTTGTTGCAATGTTgcgggtttttgttttgcttttgatatatttgttatgcataataaatatttgttaactGTTCGTCTAGAAGATACAGAAAACGGTTGGCTAAAGGCTCGCCTCAACCAGCGGCCGCCAGGTAAGaagcataaatatataaatgtaaagtGCCTAGATATGAAAACAGTAGAATTGCAGCAACACTCAACGCGgaatatttgaattaaaattttcattaaGAATGCCAGCTGTAACGGATGTCTGTAAATCTATGATATTAAAACTTGTTTAtaaggtacatatgtatgtaccgAACGTAAATTAAGATTTAATGAGGCCACATCCTTGAACGAGAATACTAATCAGACAGAGGTATTGCTTTATACTGCTTTCGTTCTTCGACCTAAATAATTATCAAACCTTTCGCGTTCCAATTGTTCTTCCTGctgtttttttagtttttcccgctcttcgtcctcgtcctgggCTTTTGCGATGCACTTTTTTCGCATCCGCTCTCTGCGCTGTATGTGCAAGTCGCTCAAATGCTTCTGTTTGTCGAAGCTCACATAAATGTTGATGGCTTGAGTCTTGTCCACAAACTTCCGGACCAACTTAGTGCCCCTGAACTCGTCCATGGCTCGGACGAAGCTGGAGTACTCCTCAAACTGAACATATCTGTTCGAAAAAGTTTTGACTTCACGAACAAAATGGATTTAAGTTATTTGAAACTTACGCTTCGAATAGAACATCCTGCTCGAAGCTAAACGTCCGCATGCCGTTAATGTCCGCCTGCATGCTCTTCCGGTACGGATCACAGATAGGTACGTCCACCATCCGGACGCGTCCAAATTTTTCAAAGATTCGTTTAAAGATGTTCTCGCTGGGCTTGACGTGCTCTTCGTGCTCCGAGTGCCGCGGACAGAACCAACGCATGGGCAGATGGCTGATGTGAATGGTGTCCGGCCGTTCACCTGCCTTCATTTCATCCATGTTTCTGGTATCCCGGAAGTAAGAGTCCCAGTCGTGTCGCGTTGGAAAGTCATCCTTAAACTCTGTACAACGCACTCGGAACGACTCACTAAAGCCGGAGATGCGTAACGAAATGCCATCTAAACGTTGGATGGCCGCCCTAAGACGTTTCCGCTCGTCCAGCTCAGCTTCCAGTCGGATGGTGTTTACAGTGCTTTTTGAGACCTGGCCGGGCATAAGGATTATgagtatttaattatattatgaTCCACATCACGATTCTTTTAGGATTATTTATAGAATtcttaaatttgtaaatattttacataaaataaatattatttttgtgtatacAAAACGTGTGGTATACAAAAATGTTCCATAAAGTCAAAGTTTGGTACTTACTTTGAGCAGCAGAAACTTGTCAGGCTTGAGCTCGGCGCCCAGTTTGTCCATTATCTCCAGGTTAGATACGGATTTACCGGACTTGATTGATGGCAGCGACACGGAgatttgcattttggccagaGGCTTGAGGTACAAGCTGTGCGGCAGGTAAAGAGGAGTGCAGTCTGCCACATTTTCTATAGTCTGGATGTGGgtcattttgaaaatttcgATTCGAAACAGTGCAATGTAATAAGACAAAATACAGAAAGTAATATTTGTGTGTCGAGTATCAAGTAAGCAACCTAAGCCTAGAGCTATAACCTAAGGAGACATCCCAAGAAACGCTCAAGATAGTGCCAATAAAAAAGCAGCCCGTGTCCCTTTTGTAGATGAGTATTTcatgagtgtgagtgtgactTAATGAGTGGGCCTAATAGGGAATTTTCGTCCTGATTGTGTATGTACTACTACAAGTACTGATGGGCTACTTAAGTATAATAAATGCTGTGATTCTTTGTGTGCTTCGCTATTtgctaaaaagaaaaactatttcgggtgattttatttgcacttttcaCTAGAGACGGCCGACTTTCGATAGGTTTCCTTAATGAAACCATAGGGATGGACCAAAAACAGGGTTCTTTTGACAACTGAAGGTATTTGCAACGGCTAAACAGAATACTATAAGgtttaactaaaataaatatttatgcggGAAAGTAGGCTCacaatatatttctatatacaATTTTGGActcttaatattttattaaaacagtGTTTTATAATAGACAATCGACCACTTTTATACGTTTTGCTTTAATAAAAACTTTACTCTGAATAAATGTGTCCCGGTGGAGACCGGCCAATGAAAAACAGTTGGCAGCCATTGTGTATCGTATCCTCACCAGCTCTGCTATCGATATCAACTTGAAAATCTGTTGTCATTCTCACATCGCAAGGCATAAGCAAAGACAAAAAAAGTGAGAACTAAGTGcgttatttaatttttatatcatttaatttaattagaaatcTAAGCAAAGCCACAAAATGAGAAAGTGAAATTGTGTGACTCCAAATACATAAAAGGCTCTCGTGCCCGCATCGtgtaaatggcaaaaaacTGACGCGAAAAGTAAAActgccaacaacaagcagcagcaaacagaAAGCATAAGCAAAcactaacaacaacaacacacaggAGTAGCAACAAAAACGCAATTGTGATAGACAAAGAAATAGATTAAGAAAGGGAAGGCGAACAGCGAAAGAGAtccgaaagaaaaaaaatagcgAAAACAGTAtaaattatttggaaaatatatctTTGGCCGAACATATTGATAGACATTTGGACTAAGGAAAGTCGAGTTAATGATATTTGCACATTTGATACGCAACGAAAACTGTTTTAAAAGTAATACGCAGGCGGAAAAAGAAGCAGAGccatacaaaataaataagaaaagcgAGAGAAGGCGAGGAAGAGAATAAAATAACACAGTAGTGTTAAAAGAGAGGGAGCAGCAAACGAGCGAAAATAAAGaggaaaaaatgaaactgttgatgcaaataaaaacaatcacacaaacacattGGGTACAGATACAGTCACAGCTGatgtaaaataatttgcaaagcCTGTGTGTTCGTGCCCGTTTACAATTgattaaaaccaaaacacaccGCGCACACAACAGACAACAATAACACATCACACACGTActctcgcactcacacacgcaaCACAGTCACACTGACGCACTATTGTGGAAATTGATAAAAGAATATAAGGTAAGTGTGAGTAGGGTACCAGCTTAATTAATCGTTAGTTATAGTTTTATGCACACCAACGACAGTGCATCCGACGCCGCAcctgctgccttttttttatCGCTTTTTAAGAACTCCAGCGACCCTCAGGCTGTGTGTTCGTCCGTTTGAGcccaattgcaattaattgccctaatttacatattttacaagAACACCGAGTTAGTCTGTGTGCATTTGTTAGTCATTcgaaagttttttgttttaaatgcaCTGCACTTGAATGAGTGCAAAAGGAGAGGgaataaagcaaaacataTGAGTGACCGAGCGGGATGCAAAGACAGGTATGGAGAGGGGAAAGAGAAAACGCAGGATGAGTTGCAGCTCGGCTTGAATTATCGAATATCGATAAGATGCAGGCGATCAGCTGATCATGTGTTTACTATTCAACCGATTTCTCAGTTGCGTTTTAACGGTCTGCTATTCTTTGTTTTTCTCGGCTTTTCTGTTTCTTcgcttaatttgtttaaatttacatttaaatccCATTTAAGATAATGTACATGTATATTCATTATAATTAAGTACTGGGGTCACATACCATTAATTGGAGTTAGACTCACATACACAACCACACGATAGCCAGCCGCTCTCTTTATGGTTCTCCCAGCTAGAAAGAGTTTTTTCTGCCCCCCACaacgacaaaacaaaagaagcgGCTAAGGCTGATAAACTCTGACTGCGCTATAATCAGTTTGCAGTGACAAAGAAGTTCAGTTTAAGTGCACCCGGCTTGGTTCAGGGTTTCTGGCTGCCATCCTCTTCTTCTACAAGTCCGCTATTTGGCACCTAGACTCGCCACAATGATCCGGTAGTTTAGATTCTTTGATTGCGGAGTACATCAACCCCATATAAACTTTATAAGCATTTTCTGTTCAGTACGTCGTcgagttttttatttgcattttgtcatATCTTAACCAGCAAAAAAGTGGTGTAGGTTTCTAAATTCtcttacattttatttaaatacaacaatttgttttaacaTCCATCAGGTCTTGTCATTCAATTCTTAAATAATTGGGTATATTCgaattttgtgtgtgtgtgtaaaaaattttaaaaatactttattatatacacatatatttctatcataaataagtgaaattaacaaatttcaa is a window encoding:
- the LOC122619113 gene encoding A-kinase anchor protein 17A isoform X2 — its product is MTHIQTIENVADCTPLYLPHSLYLKPLAKMQISVSLPSIKSGKSVSNLEIMDKLGAELKPDKFLLLKVSKSTVNTIRLEAELDERKRLRAAIQRLDGISLRISGFSESFRVRCTEFKDDFPTRHDWDSYFRDTRNMDEMKAGERPDTIHISHLPMRWFCPRHSEHEEHVKPSENIFKRIFEKFGRVRMVDVPICDPYRKSMQADINGMRTFSFEQDVLFEAYVQFEEYSSFVRAMDEFRGTKLVRKFVDKTQAINIYVSFDKQKHLSDLHIQRRERMRKKCIAKAQDEDEEREKLKKQQEEQLERERQKQEEFKKAEAEKQREREERRKEKHMKKIQERGQVEISQKIRIEERKLMIAQRKLESIRTLEKLFERIQLKQQDKSRRAKQDEDKDIQRGRLVEKYKAATEKLICDQRKIVQEIKSNTPLIGLLKSKSKKTTAPVDASSEDEAAASKRHKVGNGVTESAAPGDVNSALNPLKAVAAMAAGAVPGAGGYSAEAASEWMQSLSMFGYGLPGVFPGGLYRPPAPFPVLSNYRGFAPRPRGRGRGRGIGMRGSRSGYDSYYNSKHDRYDDEGDNGYYQKSSRGRNRSRSSSSYSRSRSRSRGRRRSKSRSRSHYRKSSYSSRSRRSHSRSSRSRSKTPPQRKNRKLASTRRSRSSSYSRSRSRSHSCRRSSSRRDHRSRHRSSRSISRSRSHTPKEVILEADKLVASAEKIQRTIEQRTKDRMRVEEREIKENFRHPRTNSNHLAANLQEEANERRDSNSNRSSRRNSLTV
- the LOC122619113 gene encoding A-kinase anchor protein 17A isoform X1, whose product is MTHIQTIENVADCTPLYLPHSLYLKPLAKMQISVSLPSIKSGKSVSNLEIMDKLGAELKPDKFLLLKVSKSTVNTIRLEAELDERKRLRAAIQRLDGISLRISGFSESFRVRCTEFKDDFPTRHDWDSYFRDTRNMDEMKAGERPDTIHISHLPMRWFCPRHSEHEEHVKPSENIFKRIFEKFGRVRMVDVPICDPYRKSMQADINGMRTFSFEQDVLFEAYVQFEEYSSFVRAMDEFRGTKLVRKFVDKTQAINIYVSFDKQKHLSDLHIQRRERMRKKCIAKAQDEDEEREKLKKQQEEQLERERQKQEEFKKAEAEKQREREERRKEKHMKKIQERGQVEISQKIRIEERKLMIAQRKLESIRTLEKLFERIQLKQQDKSRRAKQDEDKDIQRGRLVEKYKAATEKLICDQRKIVQEIKSNTPLIGLLKSKSKKTTAPVDASSEDEAAASKRHKVGNGVTESAAPGDVNSALNPLKAVAAMAAGAVPGAGGYSAEAASEWMQSLSMFGYGLPGVFPGGLYRPPAPFPVLSNYRGFAPRPRGRGRGRGIGMRGSRSGYDSYYNSKHDRYDDEGDNGYYQKSSRGRNRSRSSSSYSRSRSRSRGRRIVCRSRRSKSRSRSHYRKSSYSSRSRRSHSRSSRSRSKTPPQRKNRKLASTRRSRSSSYSRSRSRSHSCRRSSSRRDHRSRHRSSRSISRSRSHTPKEVILEADKLVASAEKIQRTIEQRTKDRMRVEEREIKENFRHPRTNSNHLAANLQEEANERRDSNSNRSSRRNSLTV